In a single window of the Candidatus Cloacimonadota bacterium genome:
- a CDS encoding oligosaccharide repeat unit polymerase, with translation MDPVLLKALIFANLGLYSLIAGYKLIGNKSITGIMRILSPKFEQTKKDISPIYLLLLFLLGITGIVLLYKNLDYLTLYFQYISSRILLRSGTGYYSLLANLMIVCAYGVFVYYYSKKKKLNLWVLLPPLILGSAFLLISATRLRLILLFATIFVSSKLIKKKKFVNANTIILMVGAIVIIFSLGIIRSADFSDMNNFFQNNRDLIQERTGETLKYMFTKDFGHMDTQISIYERYPKWFSHLYGKTYLAFLAMPIPRSVFPGKPTGAGPIIANAIEPGKWSLNRKFSVSYTPTMFGELYMNFGLIVSLLVMCLIGFLYKKIYCSFLKVAHEPLSVFLYVIFLLYFVMNCYFNEFVGGFTYFFEIFISLFIFKYFLNYRKTNAE, from the coding sequence ATGGATCCGGTTTTATTGAAAGCGTTAATTTTTGCTAACCTGGGTTTGTACTCACTTATTGCCGGCTATAAACTCATAGGGAATAAGAGTATTACCGGAATTATGCGTATCCTGTCTCCCAAATTTGAACAAACCAAAAAAGATATATCACCAATTTATCTTTTGCTTCTCTTCTTACTTGGTATTACAGGTATTGTTCTGTTGTATAAAAACCTTGATTATTTAACGTTATATTTTCAGTATATTTCATCGAGAATACTTCTCCGTTCTGGTACTGGTTATTATTCACTTCTTGCTAATCTTATGATTGTATGTGCTTATGGAGTTTTTGTATATTATTATTCGAAAAAAAAGAAACTCAATTTATGGGTTCTTCTTCCACCTCTTATTTTAGGATCAGCGTTCCTTCTGATTTCGGCAACACGATTACGATTAATACTATTGTTTGCAACAATATTTGTTTCATCTAAGTTGATAAAAAAGAAAAAATTTGTGAATGCTAATACAATTATTCTTATGGTTGGAGCTATTGTTATTATTTTTTCACTTGGCATAATTCGATCTGCTGATTTTTCAGATATGAACAATTTCTTCCAGAATAATCGAGATCTCATCCAGGAAAGAACCGGCGAAACACTGAAATATATGTTCACAAAAGATTTTGGTCATATGGATACACAGATTAGTATTTACGAGCGATACCCGAAATGGTTTAGTCATCTTTATGGAAAAACATACCTTGCGTTCCTTGCTATGCCAATTCCACGGAGTGTATTTCCGGGGAAACCAACCGGTGCAGGTCCCATTATTGCAAACGCTATCGAGCCAGGAAAATGGAGTTTGAATAGAAAATTCTCAGTTTCGTACACACCTACGATGTTCGGTGAGTTGTATATGAACTTTGGGTTGATAGTTTCACTACTTGTCATGTGTCTTATCGGATTCTTATATAAGAAAATCTATTGCTCATTTCTTAAAGTTGCACATGAACCGCTATCTGTTTTCCTGTATGTGATCTTTTTGCTTTACTTTGTAATGAATTGTTATTTTAACGAATTTGTTGGTGGTTTCACCTATTTCTTTGAGATATTTATTTCTCTCTTCATATTCAAGTATTTCCTGAATTATAGAAAGACAAATGCAGAGTAA